The sequence AAGGCCGGGCGAAGGGCAGCAAGAAGACGTTCGACGAACGGCTGCGCGCGCTGCGCACCGAGCGCGACCTGGACCGACTCTTCCGCGACATGCTCGCGTACTACGAGAACGAATTCCCGAGCACCTTCAAGGTCGTGGACTTCGCCAGCGGCGTCTTCGCTTCGGGGAACCTGCACGAGTTCAACCCCGTCACGACCGCCGGCTCCATGCAGGTGAGCGTGCGCTACGCGATGCAGAAGGCGGGCGAGGACGCGGACCCTGCCGAGGTGCGCGAGTCGATGTACACCCGCGCCGGCGGCGTGCGCTACGGCACCGCGCGGCTGCTGGGTTACGAGGCCGCATACCCCGAGCCCCTCTTCCGCTTCGCGGACTACAACGCGGGCGTCTATGCCTCCCGCAACGCCGCGCTCCAGTCACAGGTGAGCCGTCTCACCGGCCACCCCCTGGCGCCCGACGGAGACCTCCAGCTCTACGACAAGCAGGGGCAGCCGCGCAGCGAGGACAGCAAGTCGCTGCTGGCGCTGCTCGCCTTCCGTCAGCGCTTCGCCCCGGAGGAGCTCAGCGAGCGACAGGTGCGCCGCGACGTGCGCAAGGAGAAGGAGCCGGACTTCGAGTCCACCGACACGTTCCGCGCGGTGAAACGTGTCTACCAGCGGGAAACGGGCGAATCGCCGTCCTACGCCCAGCTTCCCCGGGTGACGCTCCAGAGCCCGAAGCTGAAGCGCGAGCTGACCACCGCGTGGTTCGCGCGCTCGGTGGACCAGCGCTTCCAGAAGTGCATGACCCGCTACCGCGCGCTGACGGCGAAGTAGCGGGCCCCGGGTTCAGCGACCACGCCTCACGGCGTGGTGAAGAACGAGCTGAGAGTGTCCGCGCGCGCCTGGGGCAACCGGTCCACGGTGCTGAACGGGAAGCGCTCCATCTCGTAGTACGGAGCCTCCACGGCCGAGACACGCAGGTAGTAGATGCCCTCTGGCGCCAGCGTCCCGGGCGGCAGCCGCACCTGGGTGAGCGAGCCGGGCACGGTCACACTGCCATGCAGCACGCTGGTGCGGATATCCTCCCGGAACCGGTAGATGGCAATCCGGTAGGCGGCGGGTGAACCCACCACGGGAGGCAGCCACGCGATGACGGGACTCGCGGAGCCCACCTCACGGGAATCACTGGCGGGCAGACCGTCAATGGTCAGCTCACGCGGCGGAGACACGCGCGGCAGGATGGGCCCTGCGACGAGGCTATCCAGTCGCTCGTAGGTATACATGTTGCCGGACAGGTAGGCCCAGAGCCCGGAGCCCCCCGGCACCTCTGCCTGGACGCGGAATGAGTACTGCGCTCCGCCCACCATCTCCCACGAGGATGGGAACGGGTTGCCGTACGACAAGCGCCGGGTGAAGTTGAACGAAGTGCCCCGCGGAAACATCAGGGACAGCGCCTCCCCCGAGTACCCCACCCAGCCGTCGCTCAGGCCGTGGGCCGCGGGCATGACGAAGAAGGAGGGGTAGTTGGCCGTGGCGAGCGGGTGCACCGCGTGCGCGTACCGGGTGAAGTCCGGCAGGCGCCACTCGATGGGGAACTCCGTCATCGGAACGGAGCGCATGACGCCCGTCAGCGGCATGGGGGTGACGCCATCCGGGACGAAGTCGAACGCCCCCATCTCCACGCTGCGCACCAGGGCCGAATATGCCAGCGGGGTCCCGTCCGGCAGCGTCCCCGCGTCGAGCTGGCCGTGCTGGCTCACGTACAGACGGTCTCCCCGGCCAGCCTCGAAGACAGGCAGCGAATAGCCGCTGCTCACCAACACCTCCGCGTTGTTGCTGAGCAGGTGCGTCTGTCCTTCAAGCACCTCGTCGAAGACGTTCACGCCCCCGTAGAGGTCCACCTGTGCGGACGCGACCTGCAGGCTCGAGCCCGGCTGCGTCACGCCGCCGTAGGGCACCCATGGCGCCAGGTTGACGAGGTTCACCTGGACGGGCGACCAGAACAAATCACTGTAGACCGTATCCGGACGGCCCAGCCGGTTGTTGCCAATGTCGACGGCGCGCGCGGACGTGACGACGAAGCTGTTGCC is a genomic window of Myxococcus virescens containing:
- a CDS encoding DUF1615 family protein; this encodes MTACAPRGAGSAQPSIPPPPRLSASQVAKLMPPQLQDREGWARDVLAALEVEELAPSPPAVCSVLAVIEQESGYKVDPAVAGLPKMVRARLEEHANKLGPLGRKVLASVLEGRAKGSKKTFDERLRALRTERDLDRLFRDMLAYYENEFPSTFKVVDFASGVFASGNLHEFNPVTTAGSMQVSVRYAMQKAGEDADPAEVRESMYTRAGGVRYGTARLLGYEAAYPEPLFRFADYNAGVYASRNAALQSQVSRLTGHPLAPDGDLQLYDKQGQPRSEDSKSLLALLAFRQRFAPEELSERQVRRDVRKEKEPDFESTDTFRAVKRVYQRETGESPSYAQLPRVTLQSPKLKRELTTAWFARSVDQRFQKCMTRYRALTAK